Proteins found in one Methylobacterium sp. CB376 genomic segment:
- the queC gene encoding 7-cyano-7-deazaguanine synthase QueC has translation MTVDEGALVLFSGGQDSTTCLAWALDRFARVETLGFDYGQRHRVELDCRDRLRAGLAALKPEWARRLGEDHTLPLGVLGDISETALTRDGAIALAESGLPNTFVPGRNLVFLTFAAALAYRRGLRHLIGGMCETDYSGYPDCRDDTIKALQVALNLGMERRFVLHTPLMWIDKAETWRLARDLGGEALVDLIVEDSHTCYLGERGARHAWGRGCGTCPACRLREAGYARFRAA, from the coding sequence ATGACGGTCGACGAAGGCGCGCTGGTGCTGTTCTCCGGCGGGCAGGATTCCACCACCTGCCTCGCCTGGGCCCTCGACCGCTTCGCGCGGGTCGAGACCCTCGGATTCGATTACGGCCAGCGCCACCGGGTCGAACTCGATTGCCGGGACCGCCTGCGGGCGGGCCTCGCGGCGCTGAAGCCCGAATGGGCGCGGCGCCTCGGCGAGGACCACACCCTGCCCCTCGGCGTCCTCGGGGACATCTCCGAGACGGCGCTCACCCGCGACGGCGCCATCGCGCTGGCGGAGAGCGGGCTGCCCAACACCTTCGTGCCGGGCCGCAACCTCGTCTTCCTCACCTTCGCGGCCGCGCTGGCCTATCGCCGGGGCCTGCGCCACCTCATCGGCGGCATGTGCGAGACCGATTACTCGGGCTATCCCGATTGCCGCGACGACACCATCAAGGCGCTCCAGGTGGCGCTCAACCTCGGCATGGAGCGGCGCTTCGTGCTGCACACGCCGCTGATGTGGATCGACAAGGCCGAGACCTGGCGCCTCGCGCGGGACCTCGGCGGCGAGGCGCTGGTCGACCTGATCGTCGAGGACAGCCACACCTGCTACCTCGGCGAGCGCGGCGCGCGCCACGCCTGGGGCCGCGGCTGCGGCACCTGCCCGGCCTGCCGCCTGCGGGAGGCGGGCTACGCGCGGTTCAGGGCGGCCTGA
- the queE gene encoding 7-carboxy-7-deazaguanine synthase has product MSYAVKEIFHTLQGEGAQAGRAAVFCRFAGCNLWSGREADRAEAVCHFCDTDFVGTDGAGGGRFPDAEALAAAIAAAWEGGPRNHFVVFTGGEPLLQLDAALLAAVRARGFAAAVETNGTQEAPEGLDWICVSPKAGAPLRLTRGDELKLVYPQAGLAPEDVAGLDFRHFFLQPMDGPDRAAHLAAAVAHCRRDARWRLSLQTHKLIGIP; this is encoded by the coding sequence ATGAGCTACGCCGTCAAGGAGATCTTCCACACCCTGCAGGGCGAGGGCGCCCAGGCCGGCCGCGCCGCCGTGTTCTGCCGCTTCGCCGGCTGCAACCTGTGGAGCGGGCGCGAGGCCGACCGGGCCGAGGCCGTCTGCCACTTCTGCGACACGGATTTCGTCGGCACGGACGGCGCGGGCGGCGGGCGCTTTCCGGACGCGGAGGCGCTCGCCGCCGCCATCGCGGCGGCCTGGGAGGGCGGGCCGCGCAACCACTTCGTGGTCTTCACCGGCGGCGAGCCCCTGCTGCAGCTCGATGCCGCCCTGCTCGCGGCCGTGCGCGCCCGCGGCTTCGCGGCCGCGGTGGAGACCAACGGCACGCAGGAGGCGCCCGAGGGCCTCGACTGGATCTGCGTGAGCCCCAAGGCGGGCGCCCCCCTGCGCCTGACCCGCGGCGACGAGCTCAAGCTCGTCTACCCGCAGGCCGGCCTGGCGCCCGAGGACGTGGCCGGGCTCGACTTCCGCCACTTCTTCCTGCAGCCGATGGACGGGCCGGACCGGGCCGCCCACCTGGCCGCCGCGGTCGCGCATTGCCGGCGCGACGCCCGCTGGCGGCTCAGCCTCCAGACCCACAAGCTGATCGGCATTCCCTGA
- a CDS encoding D-alanyl-D-alanine carboxypeptidase family protein, translating to MMKPAPLARLLGRLVGIAGLLAAGAAGAVTQPMLVVDVDSGKVLYSQAATDPWYPASITKLMTTYVALDLVRQGRASMDQLLTISAEAAAEPPSKMGFRPGTQLTLDNALKIIMVKSANDVAWAIGENLGGSIDNFAALMNETAQRLGMRDSHWYNPNGLPDPRQWTSARDMAILGRALLRDFPENRDLFSISAIQFGRAVMANHNGLLGRYAGVDGMKTGFICAGGFNVVASATRNGRRIITVVMGQPTARERDLKAADLFDYGFGQSSWGGSGLADLPASAMPAPPDLRPYVCDRRKPMPTDSDSTAVSASSTNDTTAAQLLGATAPPSAALAFATMSSAALKGRTLPPRAPLQPVLVWTGRDPAESAVAAVDESEAKPPRPAARIRAARAKPGPAPSRAIAATGATVPQPKLLARARAAAPAAASAYAPAPRTTPVIAEGKGGRPAAAKPVAKPAGKPAAKAAAKAAAKAAAKPGKAETPKAVAVAAKAGPAKAGAGKPKSTN from the coding sequence ATGATGAAACCTGCCCCGCTCGCGCGGCTGCTCGGGCGTCTCGTGGGGATCGCCGGCCTCCTGGCCGCGGGCGCGGCCGGCGCCGTGACGCAGCCGATGCTGGTGGTCGACGTCGATTCCGGCAAGGTGCTCTACAGCCAGGCGGCGACCGACCCCTGGTATCCGGCCTCGATCACCAAGCTGATGACCACCTACGTGGCCCTCGACCTCGTGCGCCAGGGCCGGGCCTCGATGGACCAGCTCCTCACCATCTCGGCCGAGGCCGCCGCCGAGCCGCCCTCCAAGATGGGCTTCAGGCCCGGCACCCAGCTCACCCTCGACAACGCCCTCAAGATCATCATGGTGAAGTCGGCCAACGACGTCGCCTGGGCGATCGGCGAGAATCTCGGCGGCTCGATCGACAATTTCGCCGCCCTGATGAACGAGACCGCCCAGCGGCTCGGCATGCGCGACAGCCACTGGTACAATCCGAACGGCCTGCCCGACCCGCGGCAATGGACCTCGGCGCGCGACATGGCGATCCTCGGCCGGGCGCTCCTGCGCGACTTCCCCGAGAACCGCGACCTGTTCTCGATCTCGGCGATCCAGTTCGGCCGCGCCGTGATGGCGAACCACAACGGCCTGCTGGGGCGCTACGCGGGCGTCGACGGGATGAAGACCGGGTTCATCTGCGCGGGCGGCTTCAACGTGGTGGCGAGCGCGACCCGCAACGGCCGGCGGATCATCACCGTGGTGATGGGCCAGCCCACCGCCCGGGAGCGCGACCTCAAGGCCGCCGACCTGTTCGATTACGGCTTCGGCCAGAGCAGCTGGGGCGGAAGCGGCCTCGCCGACCTGCCCGCCTCCGCGATGCCGGCCCCGCCGGACCTGCGCCCCTACGTCTGCGACCGGCGCAAGCCGATGCCGACGGATTCCGACTCGACGGCGGTGTCGGCGAGTTCGACCAACGACACGACGGCGGCGCAGCTCCTGGGCGCCACCGCGCCGCCCTCCGCGGCCCTGGCCTTCGCCACGATGAGCAGCGCGGCCCTGAAGGGGCGGACCCTGCCGCCCCGCGCGCCCCTGCAACCGGTCCTGGTCTGGACCGGCCGCGACCCGGCCGAGAGCGCCGTCGCGGCGGTGGACGAGAGCGAGGCGAAGCCGCCGCGGCCCGCCGCGCGGATCCGTGCGGCGCGGGCGAAGCCCGGCCCGGCGCCGAGCCGCGCCATCGCGGCGACGGGCGCGACGGTGCCCCAACCGAAGCTCCTGGCCCGCGCGCGCGCCGCCGCCCCGGCCGCCGCCTCGGCCTACGCGCCGGCGCCCCGCACCACGCCGGTGATCGCCGAGGGCAAGGGCGGCAGGCCGGCCGCGGCGAAGCCGGTGGCCAAGCCTGCCGGCAAGCCAGCCGCCAAGGCGGCGGCCAAGGCGGCGGCCAAGGCGGCCGCCAAGCCGGGGAAGGCCGAGACGCCCAAGGCGGTGGCCGTCGCCGCCAAGGCCGGCCCCGCCAAGGCGGGGGCCGGCAAGCCGAAGAGCACCAACTGA
- a CDS encoding HlyD family secretion protein gives MDARRTDSFETATPVEPPTPRRRGHRQLAVPLLALLILAGGGTYGWHWWTVGRFRETTDDAYLQADKVTVAPRVAGYVEGVSVGDNQAVRAGDVLARLDDREFRVALKQAEAEVEKGRAQLVGVSAAILQQQAQVASARADLVNAEAALTFSQQEYARTQDLVKSGSGTVQRQQQADADLRQRRAARDKAAAALDAAQRQVESFRALETSARASLEGGEAKVEQARLTLSYATITAPIDGVVGDRALRVGQFVPAGTGLLTIVPMGRDIYLVANFKETQVGAMAEGQRVSFTVDAYGGHAFEGRIASFAPGTGSQFALLPPENATGNFTKVVQRVPVRVALDGDDPLLARLRPGLSVEATVHTEAAAPARPARQALAR, from the coding sequence ATGGACGCACGGCGCACCGACAGTTTCGAGACCGCCACGCCGGTTGAGCCGCCGACGCCGCGCCGCCGGGGCCATCGGCAGCTGGCGGTGCCGCTCCTCGCCCTGCTGATCCTGGCGGGCGGCGGCACCTATGGCTGGCACTGGTGGACGGTCGGGCGCTTCCGCGAGACCACCGACGACGCCTACCTGCAGGCCGACAAGGTGACGGTGGCGCCGCGCGTCGCCGGCTACGTGGAAGGGGTGAGCGTGGGCGACAACCAGGCCGTGCGGGCCGGGGACGTCCTGGCCCGGCTCGACGATCGCGAATTCCGCGTCGCGCTGAAGCAGGCGGAGGCCGAGGTCGAGAAGGGCCGGGCGCAGCTCGTGGGCGTCTCGGCCGCGATCCTGCAGCAGCAGGCGCAGGTCGCCTCCGCGCGGGCCGACCTCGTCAACGCCGAGGCGGCGCTGACCTTCTCGCAGCAGGAATATGCCCGCACCCAGGACCTCGTGAAGAGCGGCTCCGGCACGGTGCAGCGCCAGCAGCAGGCCGACGCGGACCTGCGCCAGCGCCGGGCCGCGCGCGACAAGGCGGCGGCCGCCCTCGACGCGGCGCAGCGGCAGGTCGAGAGCTTCCGGGCCCTGGAGACGAGCGCCCGGGCGAGCCTGGAGGGGGGCGAGGCCAAGGTCGAGCAGGCGCGGCTGACCCTGTCCTACGCCACGATCACGGCCCCGATCGACGGCGTGGTCGGCGACCGGGCCCTGCGGGTCGGGCAGTTCGTCCCGGCCGGGACCGGGCTCCTCACGATCGTGCCGATGGGGCGCGACATCTACCTGGTGGCGAATTTCAAGGAGACGCAGGTCGGCGCCATGGCGGAGGGCCAGCGGGTGAGCTTCACGGTCGACGCCTACGGGGGACACGCCTTCGAGGGCCGGATCGCGAGCTTCGCGCCGGGCACCGGCTCGCAATTCGCGCTGCTGCCGCCCGAGAACGCCACCGGCAACTTCACCAAGGTCGTGCAGCGGGTGCCGGTGCGGGTCGCCCTCGACGGCGACGACCCGCTCCTCGCGCGCCTGCGGCCGGGCCTCTCGGTGGAGGCCACGGTGCACACGGAGGCGGCGGCCCCGGCCCGCCCCGCGCGGCAGGCGCTCGCCCGGTGA
- a CDS encoding FMN-binding negative transcriptional regulator, with product MYQPPHFREDRLGVQHDLIRAHPLGLLVTAGPGGLMANPIPFLIDGQASERGTLRAHLARANPQWRDLGAVAECLVVFQGPQDYVTPSWYETKRETGKVVPTWNYATVHAWGAPRVIEEAGWLRRQIEDLTRLREAGRPAPWAVGDAPEPFIAAQIRGIVGIEIPITRIEGKWKMSQNRPEADRAGVLAGYRAMGGEGAAMAAAVAERNGL from the coding sequence ATGTACCAGCCGCCCCATTTCCGCGAGGACCGCCTCGGCGTCCAGCACGACCTCATCCGCGCCCATCCGCTCGGGCTCCTCGTGACGGCCGGGCCCGGCGGGCTGATGGCGAACCCGATCCCGTTCCTGATCGACGGGCAGGCCTCGGAGCGCGGGACCTTGCGCGCGCATCTGGCCCGCGCCAACCCGCAATGGCGGGATCTCGGCGCGGTCGCGGAATGCCTCGTGGTCTTCCAGGGCCCGCAGGATTACGTGACGCCCTCCTGGTACGAGACCAAGCGCGAGACCGGCAAGGTCGTCCCGACCTGGAACTACGCCACGGTCCATGCCTGGGGCGCCCCGCGGGTGATCGAGGAGGCGGGCTGGCTGCGCCGGCAGATCGAGGATCTGACGCGCCTGCGCGAGGCCGGGCGCCCGGCGCCCTGGGCCGTGGGCGACGCGCCCGAGCCCTTCATCGCGGCCCAGATCCGCGGCATCGTCGGGATCGAGATCCCGATCACCCGGATCGAGGGCAAGTGGAAGATGAGCCAGAACCGGCCCGAGGCCGACCGGGCGGGCGTGCTCGCCGGCTACCGGGCGATGGGCGGGGAGGGGGCCGCGATGGCGGCGGCGGTGGCCGAGCGCAACGGGCTGTAG
- a CDS encoding methyl-accepting chemotaxis protein: MRLTLKVVLAGLFGISLLCAVVAGVTTQLTLDTIGAKMDTLLIDSMPSMSKANDINTLLLRVRTTELRFVVADNETAREVDLALHRQLSAERDKAIEEYKPLIAGQRERAEYDLMAEKIAIVRQDWERLRSYKLDEQSAALAYFRGQGFENFQDAAAVVRKLVELNNHVGVAAGQAVREAQTSAARTMMAVSAVSVLLACGAMAFSFLGVSRPIERMTAAMGRLAAGDAATEVPYRHRRDEIGAMAGALQVFRDNLIRSRALEEETALARASAEEQRRAGMRQMADGFEAAVGGIVAQLSGSAATLQTTADAMTATAGVTASQSSNVAVAAEQAASNVNTVAAAAEELGTSVEEIGRQVQGATHLARAAVQEADLTTQLVQALSQAASRIGDMVGLITSIASQTNLLALNATIEAARAGAAGRGFAVVAAEVKELASQTAKATEEISAQIGQIQAATGQAVSAIGTITDRIREINEVGAGIAAAVEEQGAATREIVRNVAQAAAGTSEVTVNIAGVAGAAGETGTAAKEVLTAASALSQQAEHLGQEVAHFLSTVRAA; the protein is encoded by the coding sequence ATGCGGCTCACGCTCAAGGTCGTCCTGGCTGGTTTGTTCGGGATCTCTCTGCTCTGCGCGGTCGTGGCTGGCGTGACGACCCAGCTCACTCTCGACACGATCGGCGCCAAGATGGACACTTTGCTCATAGACTCGATGCCGTCGATGAGCAAAGCCAATGATATTAATACTCTACTCCTTCGTGTAAGAACGACCGAACTTCGTTTCGTCGTCGCCGACAATGAGACCGCGCGGGAGGTCGACCTCGCGCTGCACAGGCAGCTCTCCGCGGAGCGGGATAAGGCGATCGAGGAGTACAAGCCGCTGATCGCCGGCCAGCGCGAGCGGGCGGAGTACGACCTCATGGCCGAGAAGATCGCGATCGTGCGCCAGGACTGGGAGCGGCTGCGCTCCTACAAGCTCGATGAACAGAGCGCGGCGTTGGCCTATTTTCGCGGCCAAGGCTTCGAGAACTTCCAGGACGCCGCGGCTGTCGTGCGCAAGCTCGTGGAGTTGAACAACCACGTCGGGGTGGCGGCAGGCCAGGCCGTGCGGGAGGCGCAGACCAGCGCGGCGCGCACCATGATGGCCGTCTCGGCGGTCAGCGTCCTCCTGGCCTGCGGCGCGATGGCGTTCTCGTTCCTGGGCGTGTCGCGCCCGATCGAGCGCATGACGGCCGCCATGGGCCGCCTCGCCGCCGGCGACGCCGCGACCGAGGTTCCCTACCGGCACCGCCGCGACGAGATCGGCGCCATGGCGGGGGCCCTGCAGGTGTTCCGCGACAACCTGATCCGCAGCCGCGCGCTCGAGGAGGAGACTGCCCTCGCCCGCGCCTCGGCCGAGGAGCAGCGCCGCGCCGGCATGCGCCAGATGGCGGACGGGTTCGAGGCGGCGGTGGGCGGCATCGTCGCGCAGCTCTCCGGCTCCGCCGCGACGCTGCAGACCACCGCCGACGCGATGACAGCGACGGCGGGCGTGACCGCCAGCCAGTCGAGCAACGTGGCGGTGGCGGCCGAGCAGGCGGCCTCGAACGTGAACACGGTGGCGGCCGCCGCCGAGGAACTGGGCACCTCGGTCGAGGAGATCGGCCGGCAGGTCCAGGGCGCGACGCATCTGGCGCGGGCGGCGGTGCAGGAGGCCGACCTGACCACGCAGCTGGTGCAGGCCCTGAGCCAGGCGGCGAGCCGGATCGGCGACATGGTCGGGCTGATCACCTCGATCGCCAGCCAGACCAACCTTCTTGCCCTGAACGCGACCATCGAGGCGGCGCGCGCCGGTGCGGCGGGGCGCGGCTTCGCGGTGGTGGCCGCCGAGGTGAAGGAGCTCGCCAGTCAGACCGCGAAGGCCACCGAGGAGATCTCGGCCCAGATCGGCCAGATTCAGGCGGCGACGGGCCAGGCGGTGTCGGCGATCGGCACGATCACCGATCGGATCCGGGAGATCAACGAGGTCGGCGCCGGGATCGCGGCGGCGGTGGAGGAGCAGGGGGCGGCGACGCGGGAGATCGTGCGCAACGTGGCGCAGGCCGCGGCGGGCACCTCGGAGGTGACGGTGAACATCGCCGGGGTGGCGGGGGCGGCCGGGGAGACCGGCACTGCGGCGAAGGAGGTCCTGACTGCGGCCTCCGCCCTGTCGCAGCAGGCGGAGCATCTCGGGCAGGAGGTCGCGCACTTCCTGTCGACGGTGCGGGCGGCCTGA
- a CDS encoding MDR family MFS transporter yields the protein MSGAAATAAGRASARDWLAVFGAILGAFTAILDIQITNASLADIQGALGASAEEGSWISTAYLMAEIIVIPLTGWLSSVIGLRRYLAANTLLFIGFSVACALSTSLPQMIVFRAGQGFTGGVLIPTAIVIVRTRLPRAQQAVGIALFGLTATFAPAIGPTVGGWLTDHLSWHYIFYLNLLFGPAAVVIQLAAFDPVPARWGELLRGDWIGIGFMATGLPALTFVLEEGQRKDWFGSPVIVEAALLAAGGIAGFIIRELTAERPFINLRVLAHRSVGGACLLMTVLGAVSFGSIYIIPLYCAQIQGYNAQQIGTVVMWSGLPQLLLFPAMPLIMRAVDARLLVIAGTLFFVASCWINVGLSHDVGMDQLILPQLLRAIGQPLFTIPLSQLSTAGLAPRDTADASALSNMMRNLGGSIGIAMLSTVIDRREHLHFSVLAEAITRNGTRTQERLAALAAGLHAHMPDPTAAKGAALAMLARQVRREATVMAYADGFWLVGASLVLSLAVVAVLRKPARAGGPVEAH from the coding sequence GTGAGCGGGGCGGCGGCGACCGCGGCCGGGCGGGCGAGCGCCCGCGACTGGCTGGCGGTGTTCGGGGCGATCCTCGGCGCCTTCACGGCGATCCTCGACATCCAGATCACCAACGCGTCGCTCGCGGACATCCAGGGCGCGCTCGGCGCCTCGGCCGAGGAGGGGAGCTGGATCTCCACCGCCTACCTGATGGCGGAGATCATCGTGATCCCGCTCACCGGCTGGCTTTCCTCGGTGATCGGGCTGCGGCGCTACCTCGCCGCCAACACGCTGCTCTTCATCGGCTTCTCGGTCGCCTGCGCGCTCTCGACGAGCCTGCCGCAGATGATCGTCTTCCGTGCCGGGCAGGGCTTCACCGGCGGCGTGCTGATCCCGACCGCCATCGTGATCGTGCGCACCCGGCTGCCGCGGGCGCAGCAGGCGGTGGGCATCGCGCTGTTCGGGCTCACCGCCACCTTCGCGCCGGCGATCGGCCCGACCGTGGGCGGCTGGCTCACCGACCACCTGTCCTGGCACTACATCTTCTACCTCAACCTGCTGTTCGGGCCGGCGGCGGTGGTAATCCAGCTCGCCGCCTTCGACCCGGTCCCCGCCCGCTGGGGCGAGCTGCTCAGGGGCGACTGGATCGGCATCGGCTTCATGGCGACGGGCCTGCCGGCCCTGACCTTCGTGCTGGAGGAGGGGCAGCGCAAGGACTGGTTCGGCTCGCCGGTGATCGTCGAGGCCGCGCTGCTGGCGGCGGGCGGCATCGCCGGCTTCATCATCCGCGAACTCACGGCGGAGCGACCCTTCATCAACCTGCGCGTGCTGGCCCACCGCTCGGTCGGCGGCGCCTGCCTGCTGATGACCGTGCTCGGCGCCGTCTCGTTCGGCTCGATCTACATCATCCCGCTCTACTGCGCGCAGATCCAGGGCTACAACGCGCAGCAGATCGGCACCGTCGTGATGTGGTCGGGCCTGCCGCAGCTGCTCCTGTTCCCCGCGATGCCGCTGATCATGCGGGCCGTCGACGCCCGGCTTCTCGTCATCGCCGGCACGCTGTTCTTTGTCGCGAGCTGCTGGATCAATGTCGGGCTGAGCCACGACGTCGGGATGGACCAGCTGATCCTGCCGCAGCTGCTGCGGGCGATCGGCCAGCCGCTGTTCACGATCCCGCTCTCGCAGCTCTCGACGGCCGGCCTCGCCCCGCGCGACACGGCGGACGCCTCCGCCCTGTCGAACATGATGCGCAACCTCGGCGGCTCGATCGGCATCGCGATGCTCTCGACGGTGATCGACCGGCGCGAGCACCTGCACTTCTCGGTGCTGGCCGAGGCGATCACCCGCAACGGGACGCGCACGCAGGAGCGCCTCGCGGCTTTGGCGGCGGGGCTGCACGCTCACATGCCCGACCCGACGGCCGCCAAGGGGGCGGCGCTGGCGATGCTGGCCCGGCAGGTGCGCCGCGAGGCCACCGTGATGGCCTACGCGGACGGGTTCTGGCTGGTGGGCGCGAGCTTGGTGCTGAGCCTCGCGGTGGTGGCCGTGCTGCGCAAGCCGGCGCGGGCCGGCGGACCGGTGGAGGCGCATTGA
- the queD gene encoding 6-carboxytetrahydropterin synthase QueD has translation MKITQAFTFEAAHWLPNVPETHRCRRMHGHSYRVELTLDGPVDPRTGWVVDFFDVESAFAPLLAELDHHCLNEVPGLENPTAEHIAIWIWRRARPALPALASVKVFETPMSWAEYDGA, from the coding sequence ATGAAGATCACCCAGGCCTTCACCTTCGAGGCCGCGCACTGGCTGCCGAACGTCCCCGAGACCCATCGCTGCCGCCGCATGCACGGCCATTCCTACCGGGTGGAACTGACCCTCGACGGGCCGGTCGACCCGCGCACCGGCTGGGTGGTGGACTTCTTCGACGTGGAATCGGCCTTCGCGCCCCTCCTCGCCGAGCTCGACCACCATTGCCTGAACGAGGTGCCGGGCCTGGAGAACCCGACCGCCGAGCACATCGCGATCTGGATCTGGCGGCGCGCCCGCCCGGCCCTGCCGGCGCTCGCCTCGGTCAAGGTGTTCGAGACGCCGATGTCCTGGGCGGAGTATGACGGGGCGTAG
- a CDS encoding TetR/AcrR family transcriptional regulator, with amino-acid sequence MTSAVTERPDGVRRGRGGRPTREEAARRDARLVEAATRLFMERGFEGTSMDAVAEAAGVSKPTLYGRYRDKRALFTAVLRERVAAWLAPLSAAAEAQARRAGPADVEGVLHDLSRALLAEATLPGAEALKRCIVAQAMDFPEIARLAHEEGWLRGVRAVAALLAGFADRGQIVLEDPEIAADLFLNLVLGRQSRLALYGIRTDPETQERRRQAAVRLFLNGVRVR; translated from the coding sequence ATGACGAGCGCGGTGACGGAGCGGCCCGACGGCGTGCGGCGCGGCCGCGGCGGACGCCCGACCCGCGAGGAGGCGGCGCGGCGCGACGCGCGGCTCGTCGAGGCGGCGACGCGGCTGTTCATGGAGCGCGGCTTCGAGGGCACCTCCATGGACGCGGTGGCGGAGGCGGCGGGCGTGAGCAAGCCGACGCTCTACGGCCGCTACCGGGACAAGCGGGCCCTGTTCACGGCGGTGCTGCGCGAGCGCGTCGCGGCCTGGCTCGCGCCCCTCTCCGCCGCGGCGGAGGCGCAGGCGCGGCGGGCCGGGCCCGCCGACGTGGAGGGGGTGCTGCACGACCTGAGCCGGGCGCTGCTCGCCGAGGCGACGCTGCCGGGCGCCGAGGCGCTCAAGCGCTGCATCGTCGCGCAGGCGATGGACTTCCCCGAGATCGCGCGGCTCGCCCATGAGGAGGGCTGGCTGCGCGGCGTGCGCGCGGTGGCGGCGCTGCTCGCCGGCTTCGCGGATCGCGGCCAGATCGTGCTGGAGGACCCGGAGATCGCCGCGGACCTCTTCCTCAACCTCGTCCTGGGCCGCCAGTCGCGCCTCGCGCTCTACGGCATCCGGACGGACCCGGAGACGCAGGAGCGCCGGCGGCAGGCCGCCGTCCGCCTGTTCCTGAACGGGGTGCGGGTGCGCTGA